One genomic region from Halococcus qingdaonensis encodes:
- a CDS encoding BtpA/SgcQ family protein, with amino-acid sequence MDVFSTETPIIGMVHLPPLPGAPGFDGDRTAIRDRLSQDANALEAGGVDGIMLENFGDTPFYPDRVPRHVVADIAALTETLSDQVSIPFGVNILRNDVQSALGIAAATGGAFVRVNVHTGARLTDQGIVEGMAHETLRLRDRLDADVTVLADIDVKHSAPLADRTLEATVGDLVERGGADGVVVSGTGTGAAVDTTVLDRVVECRDDHRFDVPVLLGSGVTAETAPDLLSIADGAIVGTALKRNGETTAPVDEGAVERLVASVP; translated from the coding sequence GTTCATCTGCCGCCACTGCCGGGCGCACCCGGTTTCGACGGGGATCGAACCGCGATCCGCGACCGGCTTTCTCAGGACGCCAACGCGCTCGAAGCGGGCGGCGTCGACGGTATCATGCTCGAGAACTTCGGCGACACACCGTTCTATCCCGACCGCGTACCCCGACACGTCGTCGCCGATATCGCCGCCCTCACCGAGACACTCAGCGACCAGGTGTCGATACCCTTCGGCGTGAACATCCTCCGAAACGACGTCCAGAGCGCGCTCGGTATCGCCGCCGCGACGGGCGGTGCGTTCGTCCGCGTGAACGTTCACACCGGTGCTCGGCTCACCGACCAGGGCATCGTCGAGGGGATGGCCCACGAGACGCTGCGGCTTCGCGACCGACTCGATGCGGACGTGACCGTTCTCGCCGACATCGACGTGAAACACTCCGCACCGCTGGCCGACCGGACGCTCGAAGCGACCGTCGGCGACCTTGTCGAACGCGGCGGTGCCGACGGCGTCGTCGTGAGCGGGACCGGCACCGGCGCGGCCGTCGATACGACCGTGCTCGATCGCGTGGTGGAATGTCGTGACGACCACAGGTTCGACGTTCCGGTCCTGCTCGGAAGCGGTGTCACAGCAGAAACGGCACCCGATCTGCTTTCGATCGCTGACGGCGCGATCGTCGGCACGGCGCTGAAACGCAACGGTGAAACGACCGCTCCGGTCGACGAAGGGGCCGTCGAGCGCCTCGTCGCGTCCGTCCCCTAG
- a CDS encoding carbohydrate kinase family protein, whose product MASLDVVTVGSALIDHVYSLSNLPEPDGGAFVHDHTTTVGGVAANVGTGLDALDHDVGIVARLGEDATEEVETTLRTRGLDVTRVRSGTEESSYTLILRGPDGERMVVAGGRSVPRLRLDDTDREYLADADVVFTSAYAPDAVVAELVAARERGEIARLVFDLAGPLSELEGRGTTPDTIDRVLSVADLFVVGEVAARSYFGGAVADAVAALEHRSVPRAAVTRGDEGAVLLAGERTIDVPALSVPIEDTTGAGDAFTAGLIHAWLLGGAPPADAGRFAAGVAALNCTAEGACGRLPDEVSVRAFLADD is encoded by the coding sequence ATGGCTTCGCTGGACGTCGTCACGGTCGGCAGTGCGCTCATCGATCACGTCTATTCGCTATCGAATCTGCCGGAGCCCGACGGTGGGGCGTTCGTCCACGACCACACGACGACCGTCGGTGGCGTTGCGGCGAACGTCGGGACCGGTCTCGACGCCCTCGATCACGACGTCGGTATCGTTGCCCGTCTCGGCGAGGACGCCACCGAGGAGGTCGAGACGACGTTGCGAACGCGCGGGCTCGATGTCACACGGGTGCGTTCCGGGACCGAAGAGTCATCCTACACGCTGATCCTGCGAGGGCCTGACGGAGAGCGGATGGTCGTCGCCGGCGGACGGAGCGTGCCACGGCTCCGTCTCGACGACACCGATCGGGAGTATCTCGCCGACGCGGACGTCGTCTTCACCAGTGCCTATGCTCCCGACGCGGTCGTCGCCGAACTCGTGGCGGCTCGCGAACGAGGGGAGATCGCACGGCTCGTCTTCGATCTCGCCGGCCCGCTTTCGGAGCTCGAAGGACGCGGCACGACGCCGGACACGATCGATCGAGTGCTCTCGGTCGCCGATCTGTTCGTGGTCGGCGAGGTGGCTGCGCGCTCGTATTTCGGTGGAGCGGTCGCGGATGCCGTCGCCGCTCTCGAACACCGCTCCGTCCCGCGTGCAGCCGTCACGCGTGGCGACGAGGGGGCGGTGCTCCTCGCCGGCGAGCGGACGATCGACGTGCCGGCGCTATCGGTGCCGATCGAGGACACGACGGGTGCGGGCGATGCGTTCACCGCGGGACTCATTCATGCCTGGCTGCTCGGTGGAGCGCCACCGGCGGACGCGGGACGGTTTGCCGCGGGCGTCGCCGCGCTCAACTGTACCGCTGAAGGCGCTTGTGGCCGTCTGCCCGACGAGGTCAGCGTCCGTGCGTTTCTCGCCGACGACTAG
- the yciH gene encoding stress response translation initiation inhibitor YciH — MSGNDFSSITGLPEELDIEDDLERSQQQVSIRVDERRYGKAMTIVDGLDLADDDVSELASELKSQLATGGTVDEGRIELQGDHSDRLPELLAERGFTVEADAR; from the coding sequence GTGTCAGGAAACGATTTCAGTTCAATCACGGGCTTGCCCGAGGAGCTCGACATCGAGGACGATCTCGAACGCTCACAACAGCAGGTCTCGATTCGCGTCGACGAGCGGCGCTACGGCAAGGCCATGACCATCGTCGACGGTCTCGATCTTGCGGACGACGACGTTTCGGAACTCGCGTCGGAACTGAAGAGCCAGCTCGCTACTGGCGGGACGGTCGATGAGGGGCGCATCGAACTGCAGGGTGATCACAGCGATCGGCTGCCCGAACTGCTCGCAGAGCGCGGGTTCACCGTCGAAGCTGACGCCCGCTAG
- the katG gene encoding catalase/peroxidase HPI encodes MPWSNDEWWPDRLRLDVLDDNSAETNPYGEEFDYAEEFEKLDFDEVKSDIEDVMTDSQDWWPADYGHYGPFFIRMAWHSAGTYRTADGRAGGAGGRQRLPPESSWPDNVNLDKARRVLQPVKKKHGKKLSWGDLILLAGNVALESMGFETFGFAGGREDAFVSNEAVEWGPETEWETTSPERFNDGEVGDLKDPLANTVMGLIYVNPEGPYGEPDVEGSAANIREEFDRMAMDDEETVALIAGGHTFGKVHGADDPEEHVGPEPEAAPVEEQGLGWDQEYGDKIGGLDAISSGIEGPWNATPTIWDMNYLDNLLDYDWTSVKGPGGAWQWQPVGDDIDDAPGARDASETEEPMMLTTDVALKHDDDYREILENFQANPEEFQDAFARAWYKLLHRDMGPPTRFLGPEVPDETFVWQDPVPDADYELVGDEEIDDLKETVLASDLSRSQLVKTAWASASTYRDSDKRGGANGAHLRLEPQRSWEVNEPEELETVLETLDSVQTEFNDSRSDDVRVSLADLIVLGGNAAIEEAASDAGYDVDVPFEPGRTDATQAQTDVESFEVLEPRADAFRNYLGGEYDDLYDSPEERMVDKAELLNLSVPEMTVLLGGMRALGVTYQDTGRGVLTDQPGTLTNDFFVNLLDMDYEWEPVDEDNELFEVRDRDTDEVEWEATRLDLIFGSNARLRATADAYFADDDEEQFVEDFVDAWSHVMQLDRFDLE; translated from the coding sequence ATGCCATGGTCAAACGACGAGTGGTGGCCGGATCGACTCCGGCTGGACGTCCTCGACGATAACTCTGCGGAGACGAATCCGTACGGCGAGGAGTTCGACTACGCCGAGGAGTTCGAGAAGCTCGACTTCGATGAAGTGAAGTCGGACATCGAGGACGTAATGACGGACTCGCAGGACTGGTGGCCGGCCGACTACGGTCACTACGGGCCGTTTTTCATCCGGATGGCGTGGCACAGCGCCGGGACGTACCGAACCGCCGACGGCCGTGCCGGTGGGGCCGGTGGCCGCCAGCGCCTCCCGCCGGAGAGCAGCTGGCCGGACAACGTGAATCTCGACAAGGCCCGTCGCGTGCTCCAGCCGGTCAAAAAGAAACACGGCAAGAAGCTCTCGTGGGGCGACCTCATCCTGCTCGCGGGGAACGTCGCCCTCGAATCGATGGGCTTCGAGACGTTCGGCTTCGCCGGTGGCCGTGAGGACGCATTCGTCTCCAACGAAGCCGTCGAGTGGGGTCCCGAGACGGAGTGGGAAACGACTTCGCCCGAGCGATTCAACGACGGCGAGGTCGGCGATCTCAAGGACCCGCTCGCGAACACCGTGATGGGCCTCATCTACGTGAACCCCGAGGGCCCGTACGGCGAACCAGACGTCGAGGGATCCGCGGCGAACATCCGCGAGGAGTTCGACCGCATGGCGATGGACGACGAGGAGACCGTCGCGCTCATCGCCGGCGGCCACACCTTCGGGAAGGTCCACGGCGCGGACGACCCCGAAGAGCACGTCGGTCCCGAACCCGAGGCAGCACCGGTCGAGGAGCAGGGTCTCGGCTGGGACCAGGAGTACGGGGACAAGATCGGCGGTCTCGACGCGATCTCGAGCGGTATCGAAGGCCCCTGGAACGCGACGCCGACCATCTGGGATATGAACTATCTCGACAACCTGCTGGACTACGATTGGACCTCCGTCAAGGGGCCCGGCGGTGCCTGGCAGTGGCAGCCGGTCGGCGACGACATCGACGACGCACCCGGTGCGCGGGACGCCTCGGAGACCGAAGAACCGATGATGCTGACGACGGATGTCGCTCTGAAACACGACGACGACTACCGGGAGATCCTCGAAAACTTCCAGGCGAACCCTGAGGAGTTCCAGGACGCGTTCGCGCGGGCGTGGTACAAACTGCTCCATCGCGACATGGGCCCGCCCACGCGGTTCCTCGGCCCGGAGGTCCCCGACGAGACGTTCGTCTGGCAGGATCCCGTTCCGGACGCCGACTACGAACTCGTCGGCGACGAGGAGATCGACGACCTCAAAGAGACAGTTCTGGCTTCGGATCTCTCACGCTCCCAGCTGGTCAAAACCGCATGGGCGTCGGCGTCGACGTACCGCGACAGCGACAAGCGCGGCGGTGCAAACGGCGCACACCTCCGTCTCGAACCCCAGCGGAGCTGGGAAGTCAACGAACCCGAGGAACTGGAGACGGTGCTCGAGACCCTCGACTCCGTCCAGACGGAGTTCAACGACTCCCGCTCCGACGACGTGCGCGTCTCACTGGCCGATCTCATCGTGCTCGGCGGGAACGCGGCGATCGAAGAGGCCGCGTCGGACGCCGGCTACGACGTCGACGTACCGTTCGAGCCCGGTCGCACGGACGCGACCCAGGCTCAGACCGACGTCGAGTCCTTCGAGGTGCTCGAACCGAGGGCCGACGCGTTCCGGAACTACCTCGGCGGCGAGTACGACGACCTCTACGACTCCCCCGAGGAGCGGATGGTCGACAAGGCAGAGCTGCTGAACCTGTCCGTTCCGGAGATGACGGTGCTCCTCGGCGGGATGCGGGCTCTCGGCGTGACCTACCAGGACACCGGTCGCGGCGTCCTCACGGACCAGCCGGGCACGCTGACGAACGACTTCTTCGTGAACCTGCTCGACATGGACTACGAATGGGAGCCGGTCGACGAAGACAACGAGCTCTTCGAGGTCCGCGACCGCGACACCGACGAGGTCGAGTGGGAGGCCACTCGCCTCGACCTGATCTTCGGTTCGAACGCTCGCCTCCGCGCCACCGCGGACGCCTACTTCGCCGACGACGACGAAGAGCAGTTCGTCGAGGACTTCGTGGACGCCTGGAGCCACGTGATGCAGCTCGACCGCTTCGATCTCGAGTAG
- a CDS encoding cyclase family protein gives MQIDMSHRIEAGMTVYPGDPSVSVEPHATHARDGCRVRVAQLGSHTGTHIDAPAHVMAEGRTLDTYSLDRFTFDAVRVDCTDMADREPITAADVPDEAADMVVFWTGWDSYWGTDRYLEHPYLTAGGAAACAERGYAVGVDTLSPDPTSTDSTAEGESSGLQAHRALLGADNLIIENLCNLERTPERFELRAYPVALGGDGAPVRAVGVVK, from the coding sequence ATGCAGATCGATATGAGTCACCGAATCGAAGCCGGGATGACCGTCTATCCGGGTGATCCGTCAGTTTCGGTTGAGCCACATGCGACGCATGCCCGGGATGGCTGTCGAGTCAGGGTCGCACAGCTGGGGAGCCATACGGGGACTCACATCGACGCACCGGCTCACGTCATGGCGGAGGGGCGAACGCTGGACACCTATTCGCTCGATCGGTTCACGTTCGATGCAGTGCGCGTGGATTGCACGGACATGGCCGATCGCGAACCGATCACGGCAGCGGACGTTCCTGACGAGGCCGCCGATATGGTAGTCTTTTGGACGGGGTGGGATTCGTACTGGGGAACGGATCGATATCTCGAACATCCATATCTGACAGCCGGCGGGGCTGCGGCCTGCGCCGAGCGGGGCTACGCAGTCGGTGTCGACACCCTGAGTCCGGACCCGACGTCAACTGACAGCACTGCTGAAGGTGAATCGAGTGGCCTGCAGGCTCATCGCGCCCTATTGGGTGCCGACAACCTCATTATCGAAAACCTCTGCAATCTTGAACGGACACCGGAACGATTCGAACTGCGTGCGTATCCGGTGGCGCTCGGTGGTGATGGTGCTCCGGTCCGTGCGGTGGGCGTCGTCAAGTAG